A portion of the Carya illinoinensis cultivar Pawnee chromosome 11, C.illinoinensisPawnee_v1, whole genome shotgun sequence genome contains these proteins:
- the LOC122282041 gene encoding vicilin-like seed storage protein At2g18540: MGRDGNSALLEKRELPGGGGRGEEKAEAPSKRKSRRRREDSYSESDSDSREDRSRSRRKARESSESEGKRDGKNHAKLESRKRKSRSRYSSEEDSDSDSESDDSGSESEESGLDSDSKSENEGERRRRKRRERKKREEERERKRRRKEKEKRRRKEKEEEKKRKEKRKKKQKEKRERGKKGPVTNLWGKYGIIRETDMWTKRPEFTAWLAEVKQVNLESLPNWEEKQMFKAFMEDHNTATFPSKKYYNLDAYYRNKMEKEQKKGVKKFLQSERTVFNDEEQRRQELMREREKQKAEEVEALKRSMQSGMAQAMKEQAQLREEMAYQYKIGNFEAAAAIQRRLDPDVAM, from the exons ATGGGCAGAGATGGAAACTCTGCGCTACTAGAAAAGCGAGAACTCCCTGGAGGAGGAGGACGAGGAGAAGAAAAGGCCGAAGCTCCTTCGAAAAGAAAATCCAGGAGACGACGAGAGGATTCCTATTCGGAATCTGATTCTGATTCCAGGGAAGACCGGAGCAGGTCTCGAAGGAAAGCTCGTGAAAGTTCCGAATCGGAGGGTAAGAGAGATGGCAAAAATCACGCTAAACTAGAGAGTAGAAAGAGGAAGTCTCGAAGCCGTTACAGTAGCGAAGAGGACTCGGATTCTGATTCCGAGTCGGACGATTCTGGTTCGGAATCGGAGGAGAGTGGCTTGGATTCGGATTCTAAGAGTGAGAACGAGggagagaggaggaggaggaagaggagggagaggaaaaagagagaggaggagagggagcggaaaaggaggagaaaagaaaaagagaagaggagaaggaaagagaaggaagaagagaaaaagaggaaagagaaacgaaagaagaagcagaaggagaagagggagagagggaagaAAGGACCGGTGACGAACTTGTGGGGAAAGTATGGAATTATTAGAGAAACCGATATGTG GACTAAACGGCCAGAGTTTACTGCATGGTTGGCAGAAGTAAAACAG GTGAATCTGGAAAGCTTACCTAATTGGGAAGAGAAGCAGATGTTTAAAGC GTTCATGGAAGACCATAATACAGCTACCTTTCCTTCCAAGAA GTATTATAACCTTGACGCATATTACAGaaacaaaatggaaaaagaacagaaaaaaggTGTCAAAAAGTTCCTCCAATCAGAACGTACGGTATTCAATGATGAAGAACAGCGACG GCAAGAGCTCATGCGAGAACGTGAAAAACAAAAGGCGGAAGAGGTGGAAGCTTTAAAGCGGTCTATGCAGAGTGGAATG GCACAAGCAATGAAAGAGCAAGCTCAGCTCAGGGAGGAGATGGCTTACCAGTACAAGATTGGAAACTTTGAG GCTGCAGCTGCTATTCAGAGACGATTGGACCCGGATGTTGCTATGTAA
- the LOC122280446 gene encoding pentatricopeptide repeat-containing protein At4g21705, mitochondrial-like, which produces MQSETVKPHKFSEHFSSTSFMALRIFLTSLNRSMNLTKNTILIIRSYSTTRHDSSRRNLFSRISPLGDPSLSVAPVLDQWVEEGNKVKELEFQRIVRDLRARRRYKQALEVSEWVSRTKLCSFSPGDQAVQLDLIGRVRGLDSAESYVKNLSDEDKIDKIYGALLNCYVREGLVDKSLSHMRKMKEMGFACIPLAYNNIMCLYTNNGQPEKVPIVLSEMKKDGISPDNFSYGIIIDSYGKRSDLKGMEEVLKEMESLPHISVGWNTYAMVANYYIKADIREKALIYMKKCEEKVNKNALGYNHLISLYAHIGNKDEMMRLWSLEKSKCKKQVNRDYITMLGSLVKLGEFEETEKLLKEWESSCYCYDFRVPNVLLIGYCQKGLMEKAKAVLQDMVKKGKTPIPNSWAILAAGYVDNQNMEKAFECIKEALAVREENKGWRPKARVISSVLSWLSDRGDIEEVEAFLNSLKTVIPMDREMYHALIRAYIRGGKDVDGILEKMKADEIEENEETETILSSRQKKSKMADGY; this is translated from the exons ATGCAATCTGAAACGGTTAAACCCCACAAATTCTCAGAGCACTTCTCAAGCACCTCTTTCATGGCATTAAGGATTTTCCTCACAAGCTTGAACAGGTCCATGAACCTTACAAAAAACACAATCTTGATAATAAGGTCTTACAGCACGACAAGGCATGATAGTAGCAGAAGAAACCTCTTCTCAAGAATCAGTCCTCTGGGCGACCCTTCACTCAGCGTAGCGCCAGTTCTTGATCAGTGGGTGGAAGAAGGCAACAAAGTCAAGGAGCTCGAGTTCCAGCGCATCGTCCGTGATCTCCGAGCTCGCAGGCGGTACAAGCAAGCTCTCGAG GTTTCTGAGTGGGTCAGTCGCACAAAACTTTGCTCATTCTCACCAGGTGATCAGGCTGTGCAGTTAGATCTTATTGGTAGAGTTCGTGGGCTGGACTCTGCAGAGAGCTATGTTAAAAACTTGAGTGATGAAGACAAAATTGACAAAATCTATGGGGCTCTTCTAAATTGTTATGTCAGAGAAGGCCTTGTTGATAAGTCCCTCTCCCACATGCGGAAGATGAAAGAGATGGGATTTGCTTGTATTCCCCTCGCCTACAATAACATCATGTGCCTATATACAAACAACGGCCAGCCTGAGAAAGTCCCTATTGTGTTGTCAGAAATGAAGAAGGATGGCATCTCCCCTGACAATTTTAGCTATGGAATTATCATAGATTCCTATGGAAAAAGATCTGATCTTAAGGGCATGGAGGAAGTTCTAAAGGAAATGGAGAGCCTACCCCACATCTCTGTGGGCTGGAATACTTATGCAATGGTTGCCAATTACTACATAAAAGCTGACATCCGGGAGAAAGCACTGATCTACATGAAGAAATGTGAAGAGAAGGTAAATAAAAATGCACTTGGATATAATCATTTGATTTCACTTTATGCGCATATTGGAAATAAAGATGAGATGATGAGATTGTGGAGCCTTGAAAAATCCAAGTGCAAGAAGCAAGTCAACAGGGATTATATTACCATGCTGGGTTCTCTAGTGAAGCTTGGGGAGTTTgaagaaacagaaaaattgCTCAAGGAGTGGGAGTCATCTTGCTACTGTTATGATTTCCGTGTGCCCAATGTCCTCCTGATTGGATATTGTCAGAAGGGATTGATGGAAAAAGCCAAAGCCGTGCTTCAGGACATGGTGAAGAAAGGGAAGACTCCAATTCCAAATAGTTGGGCTATTCTTGCAGCGGGTTATGTAGATAACCAAAATATGGAGAAGGCGTTTGAATGCATCAAGGAAGCTCTGGCTGTAAGGGAGGAAAATAAAGGATGGAGACCTAAAGCTAGAGTGATTTCAAGCGTATTGAGTTGGCTTAGCGATAGAGGAGACATTGAAGAAGTAGAAGCTTTTCTGAACTCCTTAAAGACCGTTATTCCAATGGATAGGGAAATGTACCATGCCTTGATCAGGGCTTATATCAGAGGTGGGAAAGATGTGGATGGGATTTTAGAGAAAATGAAAGCTGATGAGATAGAAGAAAATGAGGAAACAGAAACGATTCTAAGCTCAAGACagaaaaaatctaaaatggCTGACGGCTATTGA
- the LOC122282660 gene encoding expansin-A12, translated as MGSVKIPSVSLLYVFFLVCVGFDGINSEGNGWLNGHATFYGSNQNPTTLGGACGYDNTVHAGFGVNTAAISSTLFRGGEACGACYQLSCNYRLDPKWCLPHRVMTITATNFCPPNNNGGWCDPPYQHFDMSMPAFLRIARQGNEGIVPVLYRRVSCKRSGGVRFTLKGQSNFNMVMISNVGGSGDAKAAWIRGSRTRTWIPMHRNWGANWQSGFDVRGQRLSFKLTLVDGKTLEFLNVVPSTWRFGQTFSSPNQFS; from the exons ATGGGTTCTGTCAAAATTCCTTCTGTTTCTCTTTTGTATGTTTTCTTCCTTGTTTGTGTAGGTTTTGATGGCATCAACAGTGAAGGTAACGGTTGGCTTAATGGCCATGCAACTTTCTATGGATCCAATCAAAACCCCACAACTCTTG GTGGAGCTTGTGGCTATGATAACACAGTCCACGCTGGGTTTGGAGTGAACACGGCTGCCATTAGCAGTACACTTTTCAGAGGTGGTGAAGCATGCGGCGCTTGCTACCAACTGAGCTGCAACTACAGGCTCGACCCAAAGTGGTGCCTTCCCCACCGCGTTATGACCATTACCGCCACCAATTTCTGCCCTCCCAACAATAATGGAGGATGGTGTGATCCCCCTTACCAACACTTTGACATGTCTATGCCTGCTTTCTTACGCATTGCACGACAAGGCAATGAAGGCATTGTCCCTGTCCTATATAGAAg GGTGTCGTGCAAACGGAGTGGAGGAGTGCGTTTCACCTTGAAGGGACAATCAAATTTCAATATGGTGATGATATCTAACGTTGGTGGTAGTGGTGATGCGAAGGCTGCATGGATAAGAGGCTCCAGGACAAGAACATGGATTCCCATGCATCGGAATTGGGGTGCAAACTGGCAAAGTGGGTTTGACGTTCGAGGCCAAAGATTGTCTTTTAAGCTCACTTTGGTTGATGGGAAAACATTAGAATTCTTAAATGTCGTTCCTTCGACTTGGAGGTTTGGGCAGACATTTTCTTCCCCAAATCAGTTCTCTTAA